A DNA window from Stigmatella aurantiaca contains the following coding sequences:
- a CDS encoding imm11 family protein, producing the protein MSQRFFRLADDVYVPRRWHLGTPTDSQGRKVHDWDFTRGAPVHVEGRLKIPIKTAGRPLDFSEAGLGVPVVHVKAASMLAERAPGDVQIIPADIQDQLDQYLVVVATRLIRCIDEKASKVQFWTAEDGVPDKVGKYWAVDDMRIDKRKVGSAKVFRPEGWSTTLLISGELKDALERMGATGTRFEEV; encoded by the coding sequence ATGTCCCAGCGCTTCTTCAGGCTAGCCGACGATGTCTATGTGCCCCGCCGCTGGCATCTGGGCACTCCCACCGACAGCCAGGGCCGCAAGGTGCACGACTGGGACTTCACGCGGGGAGCGCCCGTGCATGTGGAGGGACGGTTGAAGATCCCCATCAAGACTGCGGGAAGGCCGTTGGACTTCTCCGAGGCGGGATTGGGCGTCCCCGTCGTCCACGTCAAGGCGGCTTCCATGCTGGCGGAGCGTGCCCCCGGCGACGTGCAGATCATCCCGGCGGACATTCAGGACCAACTGGATCAGTACCTCGTCGTCGTGGCAACGCGCCTCATCCGCTGCATCGACGAGAAAGCCTCCAAGGTGCAGTTCTGGACCGCAGAAGACGGAGTGCCCGACAAAGTGGGTAAGTACTGGGCCGTAGATGACATGCGCATCGACAAGCGGAAGGTGGGGAGCGCCAAGGTCTTCCGCCCCGAGGGGTGGTCGACCACCCTGCTCATCTCCGGGGAGCTCAAGGACGCATTAGAGCGCATGGGCGCCACGGGCACGAGATTCGAGGAGGTCTAG